One region of Streptomyces sp. CG4 genomic DNA includes:
- a CDS encoding metalloregulator ArsR/SmtB family transcription factor, whose translation MGHGAAPAKNRVPRTRLDADSAARVATTLQALATPSRLLILSRLREGPCAATELATEVGMEQSACSHQLRLLRNLGLVVGRRQGRSVIYALYDNHVAELLDQAVYHIEHLRLGLSDAGDEDQAEDARLARAD comes from the coding sequence ATGGGCCATGGAGCAGCTCCCGCGAAGAACCGCGTCCCGCGCACCCGCTTGGACGCGGACAGTGCCGCCCGGGTGGCCACCACCCTCCAGGCCCTGGCGACCCCCTCCCGGCTGCTGATCCTCTCCCGCCTGCGCGAGGGCCCCTGCGCCGCCACCGAACTCGCCACCGAGGTCGGCATGGAACAGTCCGCCTGCTCCCACCAGCTGCGCCTGCTGCGCAACCTCGGCCTGGTCGTCGGCCGGCGCCAGGGCCGCTCGGTGATCTACGCGCTCTACGACAACCACGTCGCCGAACTCCTCGACCAGGCCGTCTACCACATCGAGCACCTGCGCCTCGGGCTCAGCGACGCCGGCGACGAGGACCAGGCGGAGGATGCACGGCTCGCTAGAGCCGATTGA
- a CDS encoding heavy metal translocating P-type ATPase, which translates to MSSTLTERPAPAATSRPDAPSRRRTRVFALPEARWAAAATVLFLLALPLQLTGAPAGMWGSLYGLAYVAGGWEPALAGLQALREKTLDVDLLMIVAALGAAAVGQVMDGALLIVIFATSGALEALATARTADSVRGLLDLAPATATRLHNDGIEETVPTTDLAVGDTVLVRPGERIGADGRVLGGASEVDQATITGEPLPVAKELGDEVFAGTLNGTGALRIKVERDASDSVIARIVQMVEEASETKAPTQLFIEKVEQHYSIGMVAATLAVFAVPLAFGAALTGSLLRAMTFMIVASPCAVVLATMPPLLSAIANAGRHGVLVKSAVVMERLGQIDTVALDKTGTLTEGTPRVTDVRPLSGSGLTEGELLRLAAAAEHPSEHPLARAVVDAARARGLALPVAEDFTSTPGAGVTATVDGRKIAVGSPARLLSSAEVAHTAVAAELEDSGRTAVLVVADSTPTGVLGIADRLRPDAAATISSLTALAGTPPTLVTGDNSRAAAHLAAEVGITDVRAGLLPQDKVAAVRELEQAGRKVLVVGDGVNDAPALAAAHTGIAMGRAGSDLALETADAVIVRDELATVPAVIALSRRARRLVVQNLAIAAVFISGLVVWDLTATLPLPLGVLGHEGSTVIVGLNGLRLLREAAWTRARTEGQP; encoded by the coding sequence ATGTCTTCCACCCTGACCGAGCGGCCCGCGCCCGCCGCGACCTCGCGCCCGGACGCCCCCTCCCGGCGGCGAACCCGGGTCTTCGCGCTGCCCGAGGCCCGTTGGGCCGCGGCGGCCACAGTGCTGTTCCTGCTCGCCCTCCCGCTGCAGCTGACCGGCGCACCCGCCGGGATGTGGGGATCGCTGTACGGGCTCGCCTACGTTGCGGGCGGTTGGGAGCCGGCGCTGGCCGGGCTGCAGGCGCTGCGGGAGAAGACCCTCGACGTCGACCTGCTGATGATCGTGGCCGCGCTCGGGGCGGCCGCCGTCGGCCAGGTCATGGACGGCGCACTGCTGATCGTCATCTTCGCCACCTCCGGCGCGCTGGAGGCGCTGGCCACCGCCCGTACCGCCGACTCGGTGCGCGGACTGCTCGACCTCGCCCCGGCCACCGCGACCCGGCTGCACAACGACGGCATCGAGGAGACCGTGCCCACCACGGATCTCGCCGTCGGGGACACCGTCCTGGTGCGGCCCGGCGAGCGGATCGGCGCCGACGGGCGGGTGCTGGGCGGGGCGAGCGAGGTAGACCAGGCCACCATCACGGGTGAGCCGCTGCCCGTGGCGAAGGAACTCGGCGACGAGGTGTTCGCGGGCACCCTCAACGGCACCGGCGCACTGCGGATCAAGGTCGAGCGGGACGCCTCGGACTCGGTGATCGCCCGCATCGTGCAGATGGTCGAGGAGGCGTCGGAGACGAAGGCGCCGACCCAGTTGTTCATCGAGAAGGTCGAGCAGCACTACTCCATCGGCATGGTGGCGGCCACACTCGCCGTGTTCGCCGTGCCGCTCGCGTTCGGCGCCGCGCTGACCGGCTCGCTGCTGCGGGCCATGACCTTCATGATCGTCGCCTCGCCGTGTGCGGTCGTCCTGGCGACCATGCCGCCGCTGCTGTCCGCGATCGCCAACGCCGGACGGCACGGTGTCCTCGTGAAGTCGGCCGTAGTGATGGAGCGCCTCGGCCAGATCGATACGGTCGCTCTGGACAAGACCGGCACGCTCACCGAGGGCACCCCGCGCGTGACCGACGTCCGTCCGCTGTCCGGATCCGGGCTGACGGAGGGAGAGTTGCTGCGGCTCGCCGCGGCGGCCGAGCACCCCAGCGAGCACCCGCTGGCCCGCGCCGTCGTGGACGCCGCCCGTGCCCGTGGTCTCGCCCTGCCCGTCGCGGAGGACTTCACCTCCACCCCAGGCGCCGGAGTCACCGCCACCGTGGACGGCCGCAAGATCGCGGTCGGCTCCCCCGCCCGACTGCTGTCCAGCGCCGAGGTCGCGCACACCGCCGTCGCCGCCGAGCTGGAGGACAGCGGGCGTACCGCGGTCCTGGTGGTGGCCGACAGCACGCCGACCGGGGTCCTGGGTATCGCCGACCGACTGCGGCCGGACGCCGCCGCCACGATCTCATCGCTCACCGCACTCGCCGGAACGCCGCCGACGCTGGTCACCGGTGACAATTCCCGCGCCGCCGCCCACCTGGCCGCCGAGGTCGGCATCACCGACGTCCGCGCCGGGCTGCTCCCGCAGGACAAGGTGGCCGCGGTCAGGGAACTGGAGCAGGCCGGCCGCAAGGTCCTGGTCGTGGGTGACGGCGTCAACGACGCGCCCGCCCTGGCCGCCGCCCACACCGGCATCGCCATGGGCCGAGCCGGCTCCGACCTCGCCCTGGAGACCGCCGACGCGGTGATCGTGCGCGACGAACTGGCCACCGTGCCCGCCGTCATCGCCCTCTCCCGCCGGGCCCGCCGCCTGGTCGTGCAGAACCTGGCCATCGCCGCCGTGTTCATCTCCGGCCTGGTCGTCTGGGACCTCACGGCCACCCTCCCCCTGCCGCTCGGCGTCCTTGGCCACGAGGGCTCGACCGTCATCGTCGGCCTCAACGGCCTGCGCCTGCTGCGCGAGGCCGCCTGGACCCGGGCCCGCACGGAGGGCCAGCCCTGA
- a CDS encoding Fur family transcriptional regulator, producing the protein MGGRTTRQRKAVARALAGCHDFVSAQELYAHLVSGDHIIGLTTVYRALRELEADGGVDVVRDEAGGRLYRLRPADGHRHYLMCRDCGRSRPVDSEVVEEWAGRIAADTGFTAVEHTVELTGVCADCLARTDGGRPSGDEGEEPPCHWDRAPGPGDPVHSCAS; encoded by the coding sequence ATGGGCGGCCGGACGACCCGACAACGCAAGGCCGTCGCGCGCGCACTCGCGGGCTGCCATGACTTCGTGTCGGCCCAGGAGTTGTACGCCCATCTGGTGTCCGGCGATCACATAATCGGCCTGACCACCGTCTACCGCGCCCTGCGCGAGCTGGAGGCGGACGGCGGCGTGGACGTCGTACGCGACGAGGCCGGCGGGCGGCTCTACCGGCTGCGCCCCGCCGACGGACACCGCCACTACCTGATGTGCCGCGACTGCGGTCGCAGCCGGCCGGTGGACTCCGAGGTCGTCGAGGAGTGGGCGGGCCGGATCGCCGCCGACACCGGCTTCACCGCCGTCGAGCACACCGTCGAACTCACCGGCGTCTGCGCCGACTGTCTGGCCCGCACAGACGGAGGCCGACCGTCCGGGGACGAAGGAGAAGAACCGCCATGCCACTGGGATCGCGCCCCGGGCCCCGGGGACCCAGTCCACAGTTGCGCGAGCTGA
- a CDS encoding GTP-binding protein produces the protein MTTPEPGQPRDERVPVTVLTGFLGAGKTTLLNRILTENHGMRIAVIENEFGEVGIDDALVLDAEEEIFEMNNGCICCTVRGDLIRILGALMRRREKFDHILIETTGLADPAPVAQTFFMDDEIASQLRLDAIVTLVDAAHVLQHLDEIKPEGVENEAVEQIAFADRVVLNKTDLADEETIGQVVRRIRAINGGVRIIPAQHARINLHEVLDVGAFDLERVLADDPAFLTETEHQHDTTVTSVGIELAGELDEDRLNAWLGSLLRTKGVDLFRSKGILAIAGAPKQYVFQGVHMLLDGTFGRDWQEGEPRTNKLVFIGRDLDRAALQRGFADCLATAGAIA, from the coding sequence TTGACCACCCCCGAACCTGGCCAGCCCCGCGACGAGCGGGTCCCCGTCACCGTTTTGACCGGCTTCCTCGGCGCCGGCAAGACCACCCTCCTCAACCGCATCCTCACCGAGAACCACGGCATGAGGATCGCCGTGATCGAGAACGAGTTCGGCGAGGTCGGCATCGACGACGCGCTCGTGCTCGACGCCGAGGAAGAGATCTTCGAGATGAACAACGGCTGCATCTGCTGCACCGTGCGCGGGGATCTGATCCGCATCCTGGGTGCGCTGATGCGGCGCCGCGAGAAGTTCGACCACATCCTCATCGAGACCACCGGCCTCGCCGACCCCGCGCCCGTCGCCCAGACCTTCTTCATGGACGACGAAATCGCCTCCCAGCTGCGGCTGGACGCCATCGTCACGCTCGTCGACGCCGCACACGTGCTCCAGCACCTGGACGAGATCAAGCCGGAGGGCGTGGAGAACGAGGCCGTCGAACAGATCGCCTTCGCCGACCGCGTCGTCCTCAACAAGACCGACCTGGCCGACGAGGAGACCATCGGACAGGTCGTACGCCGCATCCGGGCCATCAACGGCGGAGTGCGGATCATCCCCGCACAGCACGCGCGCATCAATCTGCACGAAGTGCTGGACGTGGGCGCGTTCGACCTGGAGCGGGTGCTTGCCGACGACCCCGCCTTCCTCACCGAGACCGAGCACCAGCACGACACCACCGTCACCTCGGTCGGCATCGAGCTGGCGGGCGAGCTGGACGAGGACCGCCTCAATGCCTGGCTCGGCTCCCTGCTGCGCACCAAGGGCGTCGACCTCTTCCGCTCCAAGGGCATCCTCGCCATCGCCGGAGCGCCCAAGCAGTACGTCTTCCAGGGCGTGCACATGCTGCTGGACGGCACCTTCGGACGCGACTGGCAGGAGGGCGAACCCCGCACGAACAAGCTCGTGTTCATCGGCCGCGACCTCGACCGCGCGGCACTGCAGCGCGGCTTCGCAGACTGCCTGGCCACGGCGGGAGCGATCGCATGA
- a CDS encoding WD40 repeat domain-containing protein, with product MSTAVESPPAWETDVDDVPVALSARGDLVAAAGAEGTVKIFDAAMGAEIGTLDLPGGALKVQLSPDAQHLVATGPLGYALWRRSDGRTTLRESGAWSAAAAWADTERVAVASGRRALVLDTGGGELWRTEPAASTVTDLAWMRQGRRLAVAAYGAVRCHERHTEKPVATYPYVGSHLALAVAPTGRWICSGNQDASIHIWRARDGGELTMSGYPEKVSRLAFDDTGFWLAADGAPDVTVWDFSGKGPEGTAPRSLRCHETVTALAWRPGAAGHLASGGADGTVALWHATAGRPQARLRPVRELDGTGAAVGALAWAGPHLLTVAWRDGRIRTYGVPSRTAL from the coding sequence ATGAGCACGGCAGTGGAGTCCCCGCCCGCGTGGGAGACCGACGTCGACGACGTACCCGTCGCACTCAGCGCGCGCGGTGACCTGGTCGCCGCCGCGGGCGCCGAGGGCACCGTGAAGATCTTCGACGCGGCGATGGGCGCCGAGATCGGCACGCTCGACCTGCCTGGAGGCGCACTGAAGGTCCAACTCTCCCCGGACGCCCAGCACTTGGTCGCCACCGGCCCCCTGGGGTACGCGTTGTGGCGCCGCTCCGACGGGCGGACGACGCTACGGGAGTCAGGTGCCTGGTCGGCGGCCGCCGCCTGGGCGGACACTGAGCGGGTCGCGGTCGCCTCCGGGCGCCGGGCCCTCGTCCTGGACACCGGCGGTGGCGAGTTGTGGCGTACGGAGCCCGCCGCGTCCACCGTCACCGACCTCGCCTGGATGCGGCAGGGCCGGCGCCTGGCCGTGGCCGCGTACGGGGCCGTGCGCTGCCACGAACGGCACACCGAGAAGCCGGTCGCCACCTACCCCTACGTCGGCTCGCACCTCGCACTCGCCGTCGCGCCCACCGGGAGGTGGATCTGCAGCGGCAACCAGGACGCCTCCATCCACATCTGGCGCGCCCGCGACGGCGGCGAACTCACCATGTCCGGCTACCCGGAGAAGGTCTCCCGGCTCGCCTTCGACGACACCGGCTTCTGGCTGGCCGCCGACGGCGCGCCCGACGTGACCGTCTGGGACTTCTCCGGCAAGGGCCCGGAGGGCACCGCACCACGCTCGCTCCGCTGCCACGAGACGGTGACCGCGCTCGCCTGGCGGCCGGGCGCGGCCGGGCATCTGGCCAGCGGCGGCGCCGACGGCACCGTAGCCCTGTGGCACGCCACCGCAGGACGGCCACAGGCGCGCCTGCGCCCGGTGCGCGAACTGGACGGCACCGGCGCGGCCGTCGGCGCGCTCGCCTGGGCAGGCCCCCACCTGCTGACCGTGGCCTGGCGGGACGGCCGGATCCGGACCTACGGCGTGCCGTCCCGGACCGCGCTGTGA
- a CDS encoding (2Fe-2S) ferredoxin domain-containing protein, protein MNRSVIRAATPRPCTLVVCRGCCCGNPRKHPGTDHAWQLDRLRAGAAEHGFQVRTTDCLGPCDQANVIVVQPSTAGRRAGGRAVWVGFAMDDDSTDDLLHWAQAGGPGIAQPPPTLALQLIRPPREARARARR, encoded by the coding sequence GTGAACCGTTCCGTCATCCGGGCAGCCACTCCCCGCCCCTGCACACTCGTCGTGTGCCGGGGCTGCTGCTGCGGCAACCCACGCAAGCACCCCGGCACCGACCACGCCTGGCAACTGGACCGACTGCGCGCCGGCGCGGCAGAGCACGGCTTCCAGGTCCGTACGACGGACTGCCTCGGCCCCTGCGACCAGGCCAACGTCATCGTCGTCCAACCCTCAACCGCCGGGCGCCGGGCCGGAGGCCGCGCCGTCTGGGTCGGCTTCGCCATGGACGACGACAGCACCGACGACCTGCTGCACTGGGCACAGGCGGGCGGACCCGGCATCGCCCAACCGCCCCCCACCCTGGCCCTCCAGCTGATCCGCCCACCGCGCGAGGCCCGCGCCCGTGCACGCCGATGA
- a CDS encoding ArsR/SmtB family transcription factor, whose translation MHADDLDAGGRDVLAAARLDEATAASVATTLQALATPSRLLILTTLRQRPYPVGELACAIGMEQSAVSHQLRLLRALGLVTSRRDGRRIVYSLYDDHVTQLLDQAVHHIEHLRLGVRDPG comes from the coding sequence GTGCACGCCGATGACCTCGACGCCGGCGGCCGCGACGTCCTCGCGGCCGCCCGGCTCGACGAAGCCACCGCCGCCTCCGTCGCCACGACACTCCAGGCCCTCGCCACACCGTCCCGCCTGCTGATCCTCACCACCCTGCGACAGCGCCCGTACCCCGTCGGCGAACTCGCCTGCGCCATCGGCATGGAACAGTCCGCCGTCTCCCACCAACTGCGCCTGCTGCGCGCCCTCGGCCTGGTCACCAGCCGCCGCGACGGCCGCCGCATCGTCTACAGCCTCTACGACGACCACGTCACCCAACTCCTCGACCAGGCCGTCCACCACATCGAGCACCTGCGCCTCGGCGTACGCGACCCCGGCTGA
- a CDS encoding transposase — protein MPWRGFCSEPIGQRAVVGHPGPQPRPDHLGVGFRHQRAEAYDDPARPSVGPTRLHGGMHPTAAPAVQHTPQTTGGDHHPELRPALSAEHRMTIRAPRSTARRIRHLQAEARELENELLQLVRQQAPELLELLGVGAITAAQILVSWSHPGRFRSEAAFASFAGVAPIPVPSGLANKHRLNRGGDRQLNRAMHTITLIRMRLDPATKAYVARCVGEARAPATHSAASSSTSAARSSRSSNEGVSRTWKSFLKRLDTTQQPRGAHSAGLFAWISACWPLATSFREPTAWTPYTSN, from the coding sequence GTGCCGTGGCGCGGGTTCTGCTCGGAGCCGATCGGGCAGCGAGCCGTCGTCGGGCATCCCGGCCCGCAGCCACGCCCCGACCACCTCGGCGTCGGCTTCCGTCACCAGCGGGCCGAGGCGTACGACGACCCCGCCCGGCCTTCGGTCGGCCCCACAAGGCTGCACGGCGGCATGCACCCCACGGCCGCTCCGGCAGTGCAGCACACTCCCCAGACAACCGGTGGAGACCATCACCCTGAGCTCCGCCCCGCGCTGTCCGCCGAGCACCGCATGACCATCCGCGCTCCGCGGTCAACTGCCCGGCGCATCCGGCACCTCCAGGCCGAGGCCCGCGAGCTGGAGAACGAACTCCTCCAGCTCGTCCGCCAACAAGCCCCCGAACTCCTGGAGTTGCTTGGCGTCGGTGCGATCACCGCAGCTCAGATCCTGGTCAGCTGGTCGCATCCGGGCCGGTTCCGTTCCGAGGCCGCCTTCGCCTCCTTCGCCGGCGTCGCGCCGATCCCGGTTCCGTCGGGCCTGGCCAACAAGCACCGGCTCAACCGGGGCGGCGACCGCCAGCTGAACCGAGCGATGCACACGATCACCCTGATCAGGATGCGGCTCGATCCCGCCACGAAGGCGTACGTCGCCCGCTGTGTCGGCGAGGCAAGAGCCCCCGCGACGCACAGCGCTGCCTCAAGCTCAACATCTGCCGCCAGATCTTCAAGATCGTCGAACGAAGGAGTCAGCCGGACGTGGAAGAGCTTCCTCAAGCGGCTTGACACGACACAGCAGCCTCGGGGGGCTCATTCGGCGGGCCTGTTCGCCTGGATCAGCGCCTGCTGGCCGTTGGCGACGAGCTTCCGGGAGCCGACGGCCTGGACGCCATACACCTCGAACTGA